The proteins below come from a single Methyloprofundus sedimenti genomic window:
- a CDS encoding TIGR01458 family HAD-type hydrolase, which yields MNNLSHIKGILFDLDGVLYVGSKRIDGALEAINSVRNSAIKCRFITNTSTLSRASIQQKLGKLGFNIKLEEIISAPQAAKIYLQKVTNPICYLLLADDVKHDFSTFKQSAKHADFVIIGDIGDTWTYKMLNDIFNLLVNGAELIAIHKNRFWQTEHGLQMDIGAFIAALEYASGKSAVIIGKPSFDFFQMALNDMSLSANEVAIIGDDIDSDIGGGQLAGLKGILVKTGKYRKEYAANSEVVPDLVLDSIADLVNLSPFVETACDSNS from the coding sequence ATGAATAACCTAAGCCATATTAAAGGTATATTATTCGATCTTGACGGTGTGCTTTATGTTGGATCAAAAAGAATTGACGGTGCATTAGAAGCAATTAATAGTGTAAGAAACTCTGCCATAAAATGCCGCTTTATTACCAATACCAGCACTCTTTCAAGAGCGTCCATACAACAAAAGCTGGGGAAGCTGGGTTTTAATATCAAGCTTGAAGAGATTATCAGTGCTCCGCAAGCAGCTAAAATCTATTTGCAGAAAGTTACTAACCCGATTTGCTATTTGTTGTTAGCAGATGATGTTAAGCACGATTTTAGTACTTTCAAACAATCTGCCAAGCACGCTGATTTCGTTATTATTGGTGATATTGGTGATACCTGGACCTATAAAATGTTAAATGATATTTTTAATTTATTGGTCAATGGCGCTGAACTGATTGCCATTCATAAAAATCGTTTCTGGCAAACAGAACATGGACTGCAAATGGATATCGGTGCCTTTATTGCTGCTCTGGAATATGCCAGTGGCAAAAGTGCAGTAATAATCGGCAAACCTTCTTTTGATTTTTTTCAAATGGCTCTTAATGACATGTCACTTTCAGCAAATGAAGTTGCTATTATCGGGGATGATATTGATTCAGATATCGGCGGTGGGCAGCTCGCAGGTTTAAAAGGGATACTGGTAAAGACAGGCAAATATAGAAAAGAGTATGCTGCTAACTCCGAAGTAGTACCTGACCTTGTCCTTGATTCTATTGCAGATTTGGTAAACCTGTCTCCTTTTGTTGAAACAGCTTGTGATAGTAATAGCTAA
- a CDS encoding Mut7-C RNAse domain-containing protein produces the protein MTQIRLRFYEELNDFITPALRKVEIVHVFFRKASIKDIIESFGVPHTEVELILVNGISVNFAYTVKDGDRISVYPKFESFDITPILRLRPKPLRLPKFVIDANLGRLTRYLRLLGFDCLYSNAYDDATVATISSEKNRIVLTRDRRLLQRKIITHGYFVREVTPKLQVKEVLKRFDLYRLITPFTRCMHCNGILENIEKQQIKEHLKPLTKMHYDNFLVCSGCKQIYWQGSHYKRAKQLIDEFMQISG, from the coding sequence ATGACACAGATTCGATTACGTTTCTATGAGGAGTTGAATGATTTTATTACACCCGCATTACGAAAGGTTGAGATCGTTCATGTCTTTTTTCGGAAGGCTTCGATAAAGGACATAATCGAATCTTTCGGTGTTCCGCACACCGAAGTAGAATTGATTTTGGTAAACGGTATTTCGGTAAATTTTGCCTATACCGTAAAAGATGGTGACCGTATCAGTGTGTACCCCAAATTTGAAAGTTTTGATATAACACCGATATTGCGACTCCGTCCAAAACCCTTACGTTTACCAAAATTTGTCATAGATGCTAATCTTGGGCGACTAACTCGCTATCTAAGATTATTAGGGTTTGATTGCCTGTACAGCAATGCTTATGATGATGCCACAGTTGCAACAATATCGAGTGAGAAGAACAGGATCGTCTTAACACGTGATCGTAGGTTATTACAACGTAAGATAATAACTCACGGATATTTTGTCCGTGAGGTAACCCCTAAACTTCAGGTCAAAGAGGTTTTGAAACGATTTGATTTATATCGCTTGATAACACCTTTCACTCGCTGCATGCATTGCAACGGTATATTGGAGAACATCGAGAAACAACAAATCAAGGAGCACCTGAAACCGTTGACAAAAATGCACTACGACAATTTTCTCGTCTGTTCTGGTTGCAAACAAATTTATTGGCAAGGCAGTCATTATAAGCGTGCAAAACAATTAATAGATGAATTTATGCAAATTAGCGGATGA
- a CDS encoding helix-turn-helix domain-containing protein — protein MTKKKVACEVEVQMLHDALKRFSGNVSATAKEFGMTPRAVHQKLKKHHIEAAIYRNK, from the coding sequence ATGACAAAGAAGAAAGTTGCTTGTGAAGTTGAAGTTCAGATGCTTCATGATGCATTAAAGAGATTTTCTGGAAATGTGAGTGCAACCGCAAAAGAATTTGGAATGACTCCACGAGCGGTGCACCAGAAACTGAAAAAACATCATATCGAAGCGGCCATTTATAGAAACAAATAG
- a CDS encoding multicopper oxidase family protein, whose protein sequence is MNKIFAPTKLYLRIFASVTLAGMSGLATADVSKKPPLDKQANVIGSPVSTLVPKSVAAGSDPANEKTSNEQRELFTPLSFRSKHDKDSKYPDREAHKTSKKSFNFVLGGLFPNDIILSSSLKLKGNRITSSNGPRKLEANLRITTDPVEIPGINNFIQDWLFPQLNSVDTDPKGTKTSWVQMYSTVKNQWTGTPRNNSMSDLVQIGYMGPGADQLATNDTYWNANGTSSDDLFADIQMAENYNIESLWGLYDPENILLHSDFDEHALRQNIDNLLDPKATPNPDLWYPSILYTFQHANIKNRGNLTAPVLIIQPGDDVILNFSNDIKIGTLSQKELELSTLIANNTYGNSASEGLAGSTSTNFHLHGSHTNPTAFGDNVVARYTSGQSWTTNIEIPIDHGVGSYWYHSHYHPAVNQQVYGGLSGFMQIGDPLAKISALASTPRNLAILKLSQIDSKNGGEDLQLTGYDNIGTGVNRLTMVTVNGQFQPEADAGKGGWQSLTLSNQTNNAQYQIILIHTDKSGNRETLKLFQYGEDGHQFPQILEVTGVLGQNSQNFGSGESAPPTAYAQTQNALVLPPGKRVDILVYLPEGTTELASIYSFKHPITNEEYFVRNAGRYPELSNANTTASGGNTSMNPAGLTGFGALATFVVDQHVEMLSPTEQAEDIQAFNATIKIQDIQPTTVAEDYNPNAVPRIDLFATSNGQETWTPIRSRSFSFSRTLVGPESEWDAPTQAQINDYEEQNPGNDFTRYQVLPIALNGNQFSNFPTWLGYAGPWLINDHVFPQGNLTIAQLGTIEEWDLKNWSVSRINALNSTITPSQYIGHPFHIHINDFQVKNSDTERNGTGSLQDVTMLNSSGYDFYNTALKKRDTLPPLEGNFESIPVAIDPDTVAGLGTWGANTQTIRMVFQDYVGTYVFHCHILPHEDAGMMQVLTVIENTKSSWLAPAEGFTVSSNHHNNIQHFTIFQAQSFKAYKVGIKTKSKAIQLKRLDVGNINSDFTQDLLISSSGDGIVRVVDGESILKSKKVKNHEQPFSKVIAKILPYKASSLAPYAFAEDFTGDNQRDIVTAGFANGGKNEEIDLTDFTITGWLGSKEGKQWTVSTFNSTPYNANNNGTLPISGMVNHNGSLSVQNSGDAFTHQENPDTEPQPVHDLAPVEGLKSSQFSITIGDFNLDNFNDYALVYATNSGLRITILDGAAASLLYSTGQSEGGFFPNESILADALVIDPSLEGLSSISLNSGFNSFYQSAIENLIATVVTKTGKIQQLTFQLDAGHFIATSEPNNPEGFSFSSTHQSHGRLTTFLHDDKVINLINPSSTPLHLSDIALIPTSTKASTPGFSSVFGNGVLVVNNRMLLAQGNAANGNASTSLNLFDTAQQLVIDLNGMNIVDADDITGYNHSSFNEEDIQQRNNMANLTYATYFGRLPNPGGAAAAAASLSSVNSIQDYVDDFLSSSVAEALVIQHFGSSLESADVATIVDTTYRTLYARRATGQDIKFWQNKLNAHDLSKTFLPMAILQSTAGKDIFRLEFISSASQFSNAQWDSDAVLLGSFGQGFVEQGTRFMQLNNQIFGTRAKGFSSRKKAQKRFDKFSSFTVKLLAGTNVSETGFF, encoded by the coding sequence ATGAACAAAATTTTTGCCCCAACAAAACTTTATTTGCGCATATTTGCATCAGTCACTTTGGCAGGAATGAGCGGTTTAGCAACTGCTGATGTTTCGAAAAAGCCACCCCTTGATAAGCAAGCTAACGTGATTGGTTCGCCTGTTTCAACACTTGTACCAAAATCAGTTGCTGCCGGCTCAGACCCCGCTAATGAAAAGACGAGTAATGAGCAACGAGAACTATTTACTCCGCTATCATTCAGAAGCAAGCACGATAAGGACAGTAAATATCCTGATCGAGAAGCACACAAGACATCAAAAAAATCATTTAATTTTGTTCTAGGTGGGTTGTTTCCCAACGATATAATTCTCTCTAGCAGTTTGAAACTAAAAGGAAACAGAATCACTAGTTCGAATGGCCCAAGAAAGCTGGAGGCGAATCTACGCATCACTACTGACCCTGTGGAAATTCCTGGAATTAATAATTTCATTCAGGATTGGCTGTTCCCACAGTTAAACTCTGTAGATACAGATCCAAAAGGGACTAAGACGTCGTGGGTGCAAATGTATTCCACTGTCAAGAATCAATGGACAGGGACTCCCAGAAACAATTCGATGAGCGATCTTGTTCAGATTGGCTACATGGGGCCAGGCGCTGATCAGTTGGCAACTAACGATACATACTGGAATGCAAATGGAACCTCCTCGGATGATCTATTTGCAGATATCCAGATGGCTGAAAATTACAATATAGAGTCACTATGGGGACTATATGATCCTGAGAATATTCTTCTCCATTCAGACTTCGATGAGCACGCCCTGCGTCAGAATATAGACAACCTGCTAGACCCTAAGGCAACCCCCAACCCGGATTTATGGTACCCCAGCATTCTCTATACTTTCCAGCATGCTAACATCAAAAACCGGGGAAACCTGACTGCTCCTGTACTGATTATCCAACCCGGTGATGATGTTATTTTAAATTTTTCCAATGATATTAAAATCGGAACTCTAAGCCAGAAAGAACTTGAACTCTCCACACTAATCGCCAATAACACATATGGCAACAGTGCCAGTGAAGGCCTGGCAGGAAGCACGTCAACCAACTTTCATTTGCACGGTTCACATACAAACCCGACAGCTTTTGGAGACAATGTGGTGGCGCGATATACCTCTGGCCAGTCATGGACAACAAATATCGAAATCCCAATCGATCATGGTGTTGGTTCCTACTGGTATCACTCCCACTATCACCCTGCAGTCAATCAACAAGTTTATGGTGGCTTGTCAGGGTTTATGCAGATCGGAGATCCTCTGGCAAAAATTTCGGCTCTTGCAAGTACGCCAAGAAACCTTGCCATTCTAAAACTTTCCCAGATTGACAGTAAGAATGGTGGTGAAGACCTTCAGCTAACGGGCTACGATAATATTGGCACTGGGGTTAATAGACTGACAATGGTGACTGTTAACGGGCAATTCCAGCCTGAAGCTGATGCAGGAAAAGGCGGTTGGCAATCACTGACCCTCAGTAATCAAACCAATAATGCACAATATCAGATTATACTGATTCACACAGACAAGTCTGGAAACAGGGAAACGCTAAAACTTTTCCAGTATGGCGAGGATGGTCATCAATTCCCTCAGATTCTTGAAGTAACAGGTGTGCTGGGTCAGAACTCCCAGAATTTTGGTTCTGGTGAGTCTGCTCCACCAACAGCCTATGCACAAACTCAAAATGCACTTGTCCTACCCCCTGGTAAAAGGGTCGATATTCTAGTCTATCTTCCAGAAGGTACTACTGAACTGGCATCAATATACTCATTTAAACACCCAATAACCAATGAGGAGTACTTTGTTCGCAATGCAGGTCGCTACCCCGAATTAAGTAACGCAAATACCACTGCTAGCGGAGGTAATACATCAATGAACCCTGCTGGACTCACTGGTTTTGGAGCACTGGCAACTTTTGTCGTTGACCAGCATGTTGAGATGCTATCTCCAACAGAACAAGCTGAAGACATTCAGGCGTTCAATGCAACAATCAAGATTCAGGATATTCAGCCTACCACAGTTGCCGAGGATTATAATCCCAATGCAGTACCTCGGATTGATCTCTTTGCTACGTCAAACGGACAAGAAACCTGGACTCCGATCCGGTCACGCAGTTTCAGCTTCTCACGTACTCTGGTAGGGCCTGAGAGTGAATGGGACGCACCCACTCAGGCTCAAATCAATGACTATGAAGAGCAGAACCCGGGGAATGATTTCACACGCTATCAAGTGCTACCCATTGCTCTAAATGGTAACCAATTTTCAAACTTTCCAACCTGGCTTGGGTATGCAGGCCCCTGGCTGATCAATGACCATGTCTTTCCTCAGGGAAACCTTACTATTGCTCAACTGGGAACCATCGAAGAATGGGACCTGAAGAACTGGAGCGTAAGCAGAATAAATGCTCTTAATTCGACCATAACACCAAGTCAATATATCGGCCATCCTTTTCATATTCATATTAATGACTTTCAGGTAAAAAATTCAGATACTGAACGTAATGGCACAGGGAGCCTGCAAGACGTTACGATGCTCAACTCATCTGGGTACGATTTCTATAACACAGCCCTGAAGAAAAGAGATACCCTGCCTCCCCTCGAAGGTAACTTCGAGTCGATTCCTGTTGCTATTGATCCTGATACTGTTGCTGGCCTCGGCACCTGGGGAGCTAATACCCAAACGATCCGGATGGTATTTCAGGACTATGTCGGCACCTATGTATTTCATTGCCATATACTTCCCCATGAAGATGCGGGCATGATGCAGGTACTCACTGTCATTGAGAATACGAAGTCCAGCTGGTTAGCGCCTGCCGAAGGCTTCACAGTCAGCAGTAACCACCACAATAATATCCAGCATTTTACAATATTTCAGGCTCAAAGTTTTAAAGCCTATAAAGTAGGAATCAAAACAAAATCCAAAGCCATCCAGCTTAAGAGGCTTGATGTAGGCAATATCAACTCCGATTTTACTCAGGATCTGCTAATCAGCTCGTCTGGTGATGGCATCGTTAGAGTAGTCGATGGTGAATCAATACTAAAATCAAAAAAAGTTAAGAACCATGAACAGCCCTTTAGCAAAGTAATAGCAAAGATTCTTCCCTATAAAGCGAGCTCACTTGCTCCCTATGCCTTCGCAGAAGATTTCACGGGTGACAATCAGAGAGATATCGTCACAGCAGGCTTTGCTAATGGCGGCAAGAACGAAGAAATTGACCTGACAGACTTTACTATTACTGGTTGGCTTGGCAGCAAAGAAGGGAAGCAATGGACCGTTTCTACCTTCAATTCAACGCCATACAACGCAAATAACAACGGCACACTTCCTATCTCTGGTATGGTGAATCATAACGGCTCTCTATCAGTTCAAAACAGTGGTGACGCCTTTACCCATCAGGAAAATCCAGATACTGAACCTCAACCGGTTCACGACCTCGCTCCAGTTGAAGGGCTGAAATCTTCCCAGTTCAGTATTACAATTGGCGACTTCAATCTTGATAATTTCAATGACTACGCCCTTGTTTATGCTACAAATAGTGGCTTGAGAATCACCATCCTTGATGGTGCCGCCGCGTCTCTTTTGTACTCCACAGGTCAATCAGAAGGTGGCTTCTTCCCTAATGAGTCGATTCTTGCCGATGCGCTGGTTATCGACCCAAGCCTGGAAGGGCTCAGTTCGATCAGCCTGAATTCAGGCTTCAACAGTTTTTATCAATCCGCAATTGAGAATCTTATTGCGACTGTTGTCACGAAAACTGGAAAAATTCAGCAACTAACCTTCCAGCTTGATGCCGGGCATTTCATAGCCACATCCGAACCCAATAACCCTGAAGGGTTCAGCTTCTCATCCACGCATCAAAGCCATGGCAGATTAACCACCTTCCTTCACGACGACAAGGTCATCAATCTGATCAATCCAAGTTCCACACCATTACACCTTTCAGATATTGCCCTGATACCGACCAGTACGAAAGCCTCTACACCAGGCTTTTCCTCCGTGTTTGGCAATGGGGTACTCGTGGTGAATAACCGAATGCTTTTAGCTCAGGGTAATGCCGCTAATGGCAACGCCAGCACATCCTTAAACCTCTTCGATACAGCCCAGCAACTCGTCATTGACCTTAATGGGATGAATATAGTCGATGCAGATGATATCACTGGCTACAATCATTCGTCCTTCAACGAAGAAGACATTCAGCAACGCAATAACATGGCTAATCTTACCTATGCCACTTATTTCGGCAGACTTCCCAACCCCGGCGGAGCCGCTGCAGCTGCAGCCTCACTCAGTTCGGTAAACTCAATACAAGACTATGTCGACGATTTTCTATCCAGCTCTGTAGCTGAAGCTCTGGTCATTCAGCATTTTGGAAGCAGCCTGGAATCAGCGGATGTAGCTACAATCGTTGATACCACCTATAGGACGCTCTATGCACGGCGTGCAACCGGGCAGGATATCAAGTTCTGGCAAAACAAGTTAAATGCTCATGACCTTTCCAAAACCTTCTTGCCAATGGCGATCCTGCAAAGCACCGCTGGAAAAGATATCTTTAGGCTAGAATTTATATCTTCGGCCTCTCAGTTCAGCAATGCTCAGTGGGATAGCGATGCTGTCCTACTAGGCTCTTTTGGTCAGGGATTCGTCGAGCAAGGCACACGATTCATGCAGCTCAACAATCAAATATTCGGTACGCGGGCTAAAGGATTTTCCAGCAGAAAAAAGGCCCAGAAGCGCTTTGATAAATTTTCCAGTTTCACTGTGAAACTTCTGGCTGGAACTAATGTATCCGAAACTGGTTTTTTCTAA
- a CDS encoding sigma 54-interacting transcriptional regulator, which yields MKNKLLSRLTPTSFLQAFVIQSMKLWRKKNSEQESNDKYIQHLGLLASSSLEKIVREKLEYEKTLTHDQYADVIIEIKNQIGGGFSRVSSDVGTIRVENTRCPFGEMVKGTPELCQMTSSVFGGIAARNFGYAKVELTKRIATGDRYCDISIHLDKALSQAISGDEYHNQESSIISKLNSSETIVQVTEGIEKNWYQCGTIESDPQQNSQNIIIGQSQAMREVFNSIQIVAPTMVNVLIGGETGVGKELIARAIHAASGRNPERFIAVNCAAIAETLIESALFGHEKGAFTGAYNVHKGFFERACTGTLFLDEIDSLSLSGQAKLLRILQEGEFERVGGRQAIKADVRVIVAANQSIKDMVLAGDFRKDLFYRLNVVPIQIPPLRDRREDIGTLTDFFLKQLSNKYQKPGKTLGEKAWHKVMIYDWPGAISGNWKASWNMHFCSHRELLLRMFLSIVLI from the coding sequence ATGAAAAATAAATTATTGTCTCGCTTAACTCCAACTTCATTCCTTCAGGCTTTTGTAATTCAAAGTATGAAGTTATGGCGCAAGAAAAATTCAGAGCAAGAGAGCAATGACAAATATATCCAACATCTTGGCTTGTTGGCGAGCAGTTCTTTAGAAAAAATTGTCAGGGAGAAATTAGAGTATGAAAAGACATTAACGCATGACCAATATGCCGATGTTATCATCGAAATTAAGAATCAAATTGGTGGCGGATTTTCCAGGGTCTCCAGCGATGTAGGTACTATCCGCGTTGAAAATACACGTTGTCCGTTTGGTGAGATGGTAAAAGGAACGCCTGAGCTGTGTCAAATGACATCTTCGGTTTTTGGTGGTATTGCCGCGCGAAATTTCGGGTACGCAAAAGTCGAATTAACAAAACGGATTGCTACTGGGGATAGATATTGCGACATCAGTATTCATTTGGATAAGGCGCTGAGTCAGGCGATATCTGGGGATGAATACCACAACCAGGAAAGCTCGATCATTTCTAAATTGAATTCTAGCGAAACTATTGTGCAGGTAACAGAGGGGATAGAGAAAAATTGGTATCAGTGTGGAACGATTGAATCTGATCCTCAGCAAAATTCGCAAAATATCATTATTGGGCAATCGCAAGCGATGCGAGAAGTTTTTAATTCAATACAGATCGTTGCTCCGACCATGGTTAATGTATTGATAGGTGGTGAGACAGGGGTTGGTAAAGAGCTTATTGCTCGAGCGATACACGCCGCAAGCGGACGTAACCCGGAAAGGTTTATTGCTGTAAATTGTGCTGCTATAGCTGAGACTTTGATTGAAAGTGCTTTATTTGGCCATGAAAAAGGTGCGTTCACTGGCGCTTATAATGTGCATAAGGGATTTTTCGAGAGAGCTTGTACTGGTACGCTGTTTTTAGATGAAATAGACAGTTTGAGTTTGTCGGGGCAAGCAAAATTGCTACGTATACTTCAAGAAGGTGAATTTGAAAGAGTGGGTGGCAGACAGGCGATCAAGGCGGATGTCAGGGTTATCGTTGCCGCTAATCAATCAATTAAAGACATGGTGTTAGCCGGTGATTTTCGAAAAGATCTTTTTTATCGGTTAAACGTTGTTCCTATTCAGATCCCACCTTTGCGCGATCGGCGTGAAGACATTGGGACTTTAACTGATTTTTTTCTAAAGCAGTTATCGAATAAATATCAAAAGCCTGGAAAAACTCTTGGTGAAAAGGCATGGCACAAAGTGATGATCTATGATTGGCCCGGGGCAATATCCGGGAATTGGAAAGCGTCTTGGAACATGCATTTCTGTTCGCACAGGGAGCTATTATTGAGAATGTTTCTGTCGATTGTACTGATTTAG